In the Pseudoalteromonas sp. A25 genome, TAACGCTTGATGAGCTAATAACCTCACTGGATGAGCAAGCTCAACAACTCGGTGCGACCCTCTCACATCTGCAAAGTAATAGCGAAGCAGAACTTATCAACGCAATTCACGATGCGTGGCAAAAGATCGACGCCATCATCATTAATCCCGCAGCGTTTACGCACACGAGCGTAGCACTGCGCGATGCGCTGCTAAGTGTGAATATACCTTTTTATGAAGTGCATATTAGCAACGTGTATGCACGGGAACCCTTTCGCCATAAGTCTTATTTTTCTGATGTGGCGCAAGGAGTTATATGCGGATTAGGCGCAATGGGCTATCAAGCTGCACTACAAGCAGCTATAAGCACATTGCACAACAAAATTAACTAAAATTAACTAACAGGCGGGTCATTATGGATATTCGCAAGATTAAAAAACTTATCGAATTAGTAGAAGAATCAGGTATTGCTGAGCTAGAGATCACCGAAGGTGAAGAATCAGTACGTATTAATCGTTACAGCAATGCACCAGTTGTAGCACAGCCTCAGCATTATGCAGCACCAGCTCCAGCGGCTCCTGCACCTGCGGCGGCTCCTGCAGCACCAACGGCAGAATCAGCGCCTGCTGCGCCTACAGGCCACCAAGTGCTTTCACCAATGGTTGGAACTTTTTATTCAGCCGCTTCTCCAGAAGCACCTGCATATGTTGAAGTTGGTTCAAAAGTAAACATAGGCGACACGCTATGTATCGTTGAAGCTATGAAAATGATGAACCAAATTGAAGCCGACAAAGCGGGTGTGGTTAAAGCAATTCTTGTTGAAAATGGTGAACCAGTTGAGTTCGACCAACCACTATTCATCATCGAATAATCACGCAATAAGAAGGCAAACGCTATGTTAGATAAAGTAGTCATTGCGAACCGAGGTGAAATAGCACTTCGCGTATTGCGTGCCTGCAAGGAGCTTGGGATCAAAACGGTAGCAGTTCACTCAACTGCTGACCGCGATCTTAAGCACGTACTTCTTGCGGACGAAACCATCTGTATCGGCAGACCTGCCGCATCTGAAAGTTACTTGGATATTCCGCGCATCATTGCTGCGGCGGAAGTAACTGATGCTGTAGCAATTCACCCAGGTTACGGATTCTTATCAGAAAATGCTGACTTTGCAGATCAAGTTGAACAAAGTGGCTTCATTTTTATCGGCCCTCGTGGTGACACTATTCGTCTAATGGGTGATAAAGTGTCTGCAATTGAAGCCATGCGTAAAGCGGGTGTACCTTGCGTACCTGGCTCTGATGGCCCTCTAACCGAAGACAATGATCGCAATGTTCAAATCGCAAAGCGCATTGGTTATCCAGTGATCATCAAAGCGGCAGGCGGCGGCGGTGGTCGTGGTATGCGCGTTGTTCGCAGCGAAGCTGAGTTGGTTAATTCAATCGCATTAACCCAACAAGAAGCGAAGCAATTCTTTGGCAATGGCATGGTTTACATGGAAAAATTCCTAGAGAACCCACGTCATATCGAAGTGCAAGTATTAGCTGATGGTCAAGGTAACGCTATTCACTTAGGTGAACGTGACTGTTCAATGCAACGTCGTCACCAAAAAGTTGTTGAAGAAGCACCTGCGCCGGGTATCACAGCCGAGATGCGTAAGTTCATTGGTGATCGCTGTACCCGTGCTTGTATCGAAATCGGCTACCGTGGCGCTGGCACATTTGAATTCTTATACGAAAACGGCGAGTTCTATTTCATTGAAATGAACACCCGTATTCAGGTTGAGCACCCTGTAACAGAAATGGTTACCGGCGTTGACTTAATCAAAGAGCAGTTAAAGATTGCCGCAGGTCAGCCTTTGTCGATTACACAAGATGATGTCGTGATCCGTGGTCACGCAATTGAATGTCGTATCAATGCTGAAGACCCTGAGAGCTTTATACCGTCTCCTGGTAAAATCACCCGCTTCCACCCAGCCGGTGGCTTGGGTATTCGCTGGGACAGCCATATTTATGCTGATTACACCGTACCACCTCATTACGACTCAATGATTGGTAAGCTGATCACCTACGGTGAAAACCGTGATGTGGCTATTGCGCGTGCACGTAACGCGTTAAACGAGCTGGTAATCGATGGCATTAAAACTAACACGCCGCTGCATAAAAGAATTTTAGCGGACGAAAACTTCCAAAGTGGTGGTACTAACATTCACTACTTAGAGAAAAAGTTAGGTTTATAAGCAATTTAAAAAAGCCGACCCTAGTCGGCTTTTTGTTGTATCCATTTTTAAAACATGTAATTTTGGTCTAAATTTAATCATTTGATTTATAGATAGTTAAATTTATGGCATTTGCTAGTGACAAGGCTTTTAAAAGTTTTTATACTGCAACCCGCTTATGAGGATATAGAAAGTTACTTTCGTATTCTGCTTCAAGTATGGCCCCTTAGCTCAGTTGGTTAGAGCACACGACTCATAATCGTTAGGTCCCCAGTTCAAGTCTGGGAGGGGCCACCATTTTTCTCTTCATCCCTAATATTAAAAGCTCCCTGTATTAAACATCATGCTCAAAGTTAGTTGTATGCCGCATGCCACAACCTATACTCTCGTATTAGCTATGTTTCTCGTAACAGAGATTTACTGTTGGCACCACACGCATGCGATGCCAGTTTAGCTTAACCGACACAAATACCGTAACGTGGCAATATAATATCCACAATGTTTAAGCGATGCTGTTTGGCGCCATCATGAAACAGCTTCCAATCTGAGCTTAAAAACTCACGACTAAATTTATATTTATCTTCATCCCCATTAACCAATTCTGTCCCTAACGCTTTATGTTTCCAAGAGCCGACCCCTTTGGCAATATAAGATGGCTGAAAAGCGCCAACACCAAACTCACCTTTACCAATCATCTCTAGCCATAATGCAAGGCGCGTTTCACCACAGTCCATTTTAAAACTGTTGTAACAATGCATTATTTTTTCTTTTATTGGTTGCGCTAATCCCAAAGTAGGATGACCTAAATACAGTTGATAAACTTTACAAAGCTCATCGGCCGCTTCTAGAAAATCAATTGGGTTGTTACGCTCTACGTGCTCGCCCAATCCATTCGTGTAACTCCAGTGCTGATGTGGTAAATCAGGGTTAGACAACGCTTGCCCATGCCCAAGACTTGGAATATCGTCTTGAACAATGTTTTTGAAATAATTGGCGACTCTTTCCCTCCAATGAGTATCAATTTTACCATTATGATCTTTGATATGTCTGACCTTGTTTATTGGATGGTCAACACCAGCAAACCCTTGATGACCCCACGTATCGATAAAAACATGAGACGTGATCCCAAGCAGATGCAAAGCATAAGGCCTATGACGGTTTGCAATACATTCATTAACCATATCTTTTGCAACGTAAGAGTTAGGCTTACATTCGAGCTTTCGAATAAAGCTACCCGATGGATTGCGCCCTGCTGGTAATCCAGCATTACCTGGTAAAAAGTGAAATGGTATCCAAACCAACTGATTTTTAAGACTATGCAGGTTTCGATAATCCAACATTTTATGTGCTGTCGTCATACGTGAATACGTCGCACCATTATCAAACCTGATACACCCTTGATTAGTGGCATCATCAACGTACTGCGAAGCATGTGCAATAATGTTCGCTTGTTGGTTACTAAAGCCTGCTGCTCGCGCGACCACCCAAGTCATTCCAAAATGAAGATCTATTTGCATAATTTTCCTTTTAACCATTGGTAAAAGCGTACTTCAAAAGGCCTAAAGCATTCCGATACCACATTGAATTAGTTCGACTTAAAAAACGATTATCACTGCAATGAGACAAACCACCAAGGTCATATCTCGTTTCTTTTGTTACAATCGCGCTCAAAGTGCATTGTTTTAGGTATTTTAGTCTAGACTTGTTAGGTGACTGCAAAAAGTTGGCTGTGTTTGCTGTTAAAAACAGCTAACATTCATTTCAGAGCTCATGAAACCTAAATGATTAAACCGCTATACTCTATTAACATTAAATTTTGGCTCAGCATGCTAGCCACTCTCATTTTTTTAATGTTTTCGCTCCTTATAGCAATTTACACCTACAATGCGCACTTAGAAACTTTAATAGAAAGTAGCCGCATGTCTTTAAATAGAGAGCTTCCAGCACTCGCGGCAGAGATAGAACAAGAACAAGCAAATAACCACTTCGAAAATACCCAGTTTGCTATTAATACTAAAATGGCCAGTGCCAATTATCAAACCATTGTAGCGATAGACCACACAGGTTTGATCATCGCATCTTCTCATAGCAGCTCAGTTGGCTTGAGCTATCTAGGTCTAGACCTAGGCCTAGACCTACCAATACCTAAAGAAATATTCGAACAAATGCAAAGCGCTGAATATGCAACGTTGCGCTTTAATGAACAGCGTTATTTCTTTGATGCTTACCACCCATTGCCACAGCACAACAAAAGTAACGGATTGCTCTACGTGCGCTATAGTATTGCGCTGGAAGTGCAAAATTTAGTTGATCTAGCGCTTAGCAAGAGTGCCTTAATTGCGTTGAGCCTATTGAGCTTACTCTTATTTGTTGCTCTTTTTGTATATTTTTTCATTCATAAACCCATTAACCACCTAATCGACATTGGACAACACCTACAGCAATTACAACTGAGTTATAGAGTAAATATTCGAGGTCAAGGAGAGCTAAAATTATTAGCCGACAGTTTCAACAAAATGGCTGACAGTTTAGAGGAAAAAATAGCTTCACAAAAAGCAGCCGAGCAATTAGCACTATCTAAACACAACCTGCTAGAAAGCATTTTTAAAGCACTACCAGACTTATTTTTTGTAATAGACGAAAAAGGCAAAGTGATAGAGTTTCATAGCGGTAACGATAACGCGCTATTCAGCAACCAAAAAGATCTCATTGGATGTACTATTACCGAACTACTACCAGAATCAGCCTCTAGACACATTAAACGCGCTATATTTGATACAAAAACCAGCGAGCAGCTCGTCTGTGTGGAATATCCTTTAACCGTCAATAAGCAGAGCAACTTTTTTGAAGCTCGTATCTCTAGAATGCCACTCACTGATAATATAGTCATTGTTGTCAGAGATATAACGCAAAGAAAACGACAAGAAGAGATGATATTTCATCATGCTTTTTTTGATACGTTAACAAATTTGCCCAACAGGTTCCTCGTTATGGAACGGCTCACACAGCAGATAAAAGAAGCTATTCGTAGTAAAACTCTGATAGCGGTAATGTTCATTGATTTAGACGACTTCAAAAAAGTGAATGATTCTCTCGGGCATGAAATTGGTGATAAGTTACTCATAGCGTCAGCAAAGCGACTACAAAACACACTACGATTAGAAGATACCGTAGCCCGCTTAGGGGGGGATGAGTTTGTTATTTTATTAGGGAATTTACGCGACCCACTGGATGTACAACCTATCGCAGCCAATATTGTAAGAAAATTCCACACGCCGCTCAAAATAGATAAACGTGAATTTAGTATTTCATTGAGCTTAGGGGTTGCGCTTTACCCACATGATGGTGACACACCCAGTGAGCTACTGCGAAAAGCAGACTCTGCAATGTACCACTCAAAGCAACAAGGGCGAAATACCTTTTCTTTTTTTACGGAACAAATGAGCCAAGATTTAACACGTCGCCTGCAACTAGAGGAGCATTTGCGACATGCGTTACGCTTAGGCGAATTTGAAGTCCACTATCAACCACAGTTCAATATTGTGACCAATGAACTGATTGGTGCTGAAGCCCTTCTTAGATGGCACAATAGTTCCCTGGGGAATGTCCCCCCTAGCGAGTTTATTCCATTGGCAGAAAGTAACGGAGAGATCGTTGAAATTGGTCGGTTCGTCTTAAAAACTGCTATAGAGCAAGCCAAAGAGTGGTTTAACAAACTAAATAGGCCTTTTAAAATAGCAGTGAACCTATCTCCTAGACAATTTAAAGACCACAACCTAATTAACGATATTAAGCATTATATTGAACAAGCAAATATTCCCGCATCACTGTTGGAGTTAGAGATCACTGAAGGCGTATTACTATCGGGAGACGAATGCGTTAAGACTGCCCTAAAAAGCCTACATCAACTGGGTTTAGTTATTTCTATGGATGACTTTGGCACAGGTTACTCGTCACTTAATTATCTGCGACAATATCCCTTTGATATATTGAAGATAGACCAAAGTTTTGTCTGCGACTTATTAAAAAGCCAAGAAGCAAGTGAGTTAGTTAAATCGATTATTACTATGTCACACAGCCTAGGCCTTAAAGTGGTTGCCGAAGGTATTGAGACACTTGCCCAACTTAAAACATTAGAACAATATCAATGTGATATTGGCCAGGGTTTTTTGCTGGGTAAACCAATGCCAAGTAAAGACTTTGAAAATTGGATTGGGTTACCACATTTAGAGTAATACCTGTACTCCTCTTCAGCTTTTGAAAATAACTGACTATGACCCTAAGACTATTAAAAAGAATATGTTAGTATCTCAGAGCAAGAGCAAGGGTTTAGAATAATGAACGTAGAGTTACTGATCAGCAAAGCAAAACAAGTTTGTGACAATCGCGGCGCAAGATTTACGCCTATCCGCGAAAAAGTATTTCGTCTTCTAGCAAGTAAACAAGGTGGCGTTGGAGCATATGACTTGTTAGAAGAGCTAAAAGTAACTGAAGCTGCAGCCAAACCAGCAACAATTTATAGAGCATTAGACTTTTTAGCTGAACTTGGTTTCATACATAAAATCGAAAGTACTAATTCATTTATGTTATGCCAACATTTTGATCATATTCATCCTGTACAACTTTTGATTTGTGATAAGTGTGGCAACGTTGAAGAGTTACACTCTAGTGCAATTTCTCATGAATTAAACAATTTAGCGGCAGAGCGAGGTTTCATTGTTAGCGCACAAACAATTGAAGCCCATGGTAGATGTGAAAAGTGTAGAGACTAGGTGCATAAGGTCAAAAACCGCACTACACTAAAATACTGTCTCTAAAATAATATGTAATTAAGGAAGTCATATGAAGGTAGAGTTTATCAACCCTTTTTTATCGTCTTTAATCAATGTATTGGCAACTATGGCGCAAACGGAGTTAACGCCTGGGAAACCAAAAATCAAAAAAGGGGAGGTTGCCCAAGGTGACGTCTCTGGGTTAATTGGCATGGTGGGACCACAAACTAAAGGTTCTTTTTCAATTACGTTCGACGAAAGCTTAGCCATCGCAATTATGGAAAGAATGCTAGGAGAGCGTCCCGATAGTATTAATGAAGAAGTGACCGATATGGTGGGTGAAATAACCAATATGGTAACAGGTGGAGCTAAGAACTTGTTAGGAGAAAAAGGCTATGAGTTTGAAATGGCCACACCAATCGTTGTATCAGGCAAGAATCACACGATTACACACCTATGCGAAGGCGCTAAAATCATTATGCCCTTCACATCACCAGATGGTAACGCCAATATCGAAGTAAGCTTTGATACCTTATAGGAGTCACTCTCCTTGTAAGGTAGCAACAATAGTGCGCGCCGAAGCATGATCTCGGTGCTCACATAAATAAAGCCCTTGCCATGTTCCTAAAGCGAGCCTGCCATTATGAATGGGGATACTTTGGCTAGCACCTATTAACGTCGACTTTATGTGAGCTGGCATATCATCAGGTCCCTCATAGGTATGAACATAGTAAGGCGCCCCTTCTGGAGCCAACACATTAAAGTGACTTTCTAAATCCTGCCTAACTGATGGGTCGGCATTTTCATTTATCGCCAAAGAAGCTGAAGTGTGCTGGATAAACACATGTAGTAGCCCGACATGAAGATTTTTCATCTCAGGCAGCTGCTTTTCCACCTCATCGGTTATCAGATGAAAGCCTCTGCTACGCGCACTAAGAGTAATTACTTTTTGAGACCACATTTATCGTATCCACGCTTATTTAATGATTTAACATCAGTTACCTAGCTATTTCGCGTTCAAATACTCATAACTGACTCGAGGTGTTACATTGCACAACAGTTCATAAGGGATTGTACCTGCGTGCTTAGCCACTTCTTCAACCGGTAAGTTTGGCCCCCACATTTCAACTTCATCCCCGATCTGTACATTAGCTTGGTTATCACCGATATCTACAGTGATCATATCCATTGACACACTACCGACAATACTAAAACGCTGACCTTTTATGATCACAGGCGTTCCACTCGTTGCATGACGCGGATAACCATCACCATACCCCATTGCCACCACAGCAAGCATGATATCTTTGCTACTTTGCCAACGTCCCCCATAACCTACTGGTTCATTGGCTGGTAAGCGTCGTATAGCAATCACTTTGGTCGTCAGTTTCATGACTGGTTGCAAACCATGCTCACGCCCCACCTGATCCACCATAGGAGAAACACCATACAACATCAACCCAGGCCTGATCCAATCACCGTGACTTTTTGGCCAACCGATAATCCCAGCAGAATTGGCTAAGCAAATTTGCTCTTGCTTACTGTCAACCAGATGAGAAAAAGTATCAATCTGCTGTGAAGTTTTAGGGTTTTGTTGATCATCTGCACACGAAAAATGCGTCATGAGATGAATATGTGATTTCACATTCGCAGAGCTTTTTAATCTATTGTAGAAGAGCTCTAGCTCTTGTGGCTCAATGCCTAAACGATGCATACCTGTATCGACTTTGAGCCATACCGCGATAGGTGCATCTAACTGAGCTTGTTCTAATGCAATAAGCTGAGCTTCGTTATGGATCACGGCTTGAAAGTTGTTGGCTAACAAAATAGGAATATCGCCAGCATTAAAAAATCCCTCTAAAAGTACAATGGGATTAGTTAGTCCACCCGCACGAAGTGCTAAAGCTTCATCTATTCTTGCAACCGCGAATGCATCAGCACCTTGCAAATGTTGTGCAATGGTAACTAAGCCATGACCATATGCGTTGGCCTTTAATACAGCCATAACCTTTGTGTTGGGTGCAATTGACTTTATACAACGTAAGTTATGTGTTAAAGCAGATAGGTCTATTTCCGCCGCCGCTAATTTCATGCGCGACTCTCCTAGTAATCATCGTCTACCGCAGGACCTGCGTAATTATCAAATCGTGAGTATTGCCCTTGGAACGTTAACCTAACCTTACCAATCGGACCATTACGCTGTTTACCAATGATAATTTCTGCAACGCCTTTATCGGGACTGTCTTCGTTGTATACCTCATCACGATAGATAAACATAATTAAGTCGGCGTCCTGCTCAATTGACCCTGACTCACGTAAGTCTGAGTTAACAGGGCGTTTATCTGCGCGCTGTTCAAGGGTACGGTTTAACTGAGATAGTGCAATGACTGGACACTGAAGCTCTTTGGCGAGCGCTTTAAGTGAACGTGAGATCTCCGCAATTTCTAACGTCCGATTGTCTGACAAGCTAGGTACACGCATAAGCTGCAAATAATCCACCATGATCATGCTGATCCCGCCATGATCACGAGCAATACGGCGTGCACGTGAACGCACGTCTGTTGGAGTCAAACCCGAGGCATCATCAATGTACATCTTGCCTTTTTCCATCAGTAAGCCCATGGTAGAAGACAATCTTGCCCAATCATCATCATCGAGTTGCCCTGTTCTTACTTTGGTCTGGTTGATCCGACCAAGAGAAGCTAGCATCCTCATCATGATCTGCTCGGAGGGCATCTCTAGGGAGTAAATCAGCACAGGCTTATCTTGTGTCATCGCAGCATGCTCTGCCAAGTTCATCGCAAATGTGGTCTTACCCATTGAAGGACGCGCGGCGACGATAATCAAATCTGAGGGCTGCAAACCTGCAGTCATTTTATCTAAGTCTGAATACCCTGAGCTCACTCCGGTAACACCATCTTGTGGAGACTGGTACAACTCCTCAATCTTATCGACTGTTCTTTCTAAAATGCTGTGCAGGTTTTGTGGACCT is a window encoding:
- a CDS encoding transcriptional repressor — protein: MNVELLISKAKQVCDNRGARFTPIREKVFRLLASKQGGVGAYDLLEELKVTEAAAKPATIYRALDFLAELGFIHKIESTNSFMLCQHFDHIHPVQLLICDKCGNVEELHSSAISHELNNLAAERGFIVSAQTIEAHGRCEKCRD
- the accB gene encoding acetyl-CoA carboxylase biotin carboxyl carrier protein produces the protein MDIRKIKKLIELVEESGIAELEITEGEESVRINRYSNAPVVAQPQHYAAPAPAAPAPAAAPAAPTAESAPAAPTGHQVLSPMVGTFYSAASPEAPAYVEVGSKVNIGDTLCIVEAMKMMNQIEADKAGVVKAILVENGEPVEFDQPLFIIE
- a CDS encoding secondary thiamine-phosphate synthase enzyme YjbQ translates to MWSQKVITLSARSRGFHLITDEVEKQLPEMKNLHVGLLHVFIQHTSASLAINENADPSVRQDLESHFNVLAPEGAPYYVHTYEGPDDMPAHIKSTLIGASQSIPIHNGRLALGTWQGLYLCEHRDHASARTIVATLQGE
- a CDS encoding DUF6765 family protein → MQIDLHFGMTWVVARAAGFSNQQANIIAHASQYVDDATNQGCIRFDNGATYSRMTTAHKMLDYRNLHSLKNQLVWIPFHFLPGNAGLPAGRNPSGSFIRKLECKPNSYVAKDMVNECIANRHRPYALHLLGITSHVFIDTWGHQGFAGVDHPINKVRHIKDHNGKIDTHWRERVANYFKNIVQDDIPSLGHGQALSNPDLPHQHWSYTNGLGEHVERNNPIDFLEAADELCKVYQLYLGHPTLGLAQPIKEKIMHCYNSFKMDCGETRLALWLEMIGKGEFGVGAFQPSYIAKGVGSWKHKALGTELVNGDEDKYKFSREFLSSDWKLFHDGAKQHRLNIVDIILPRYGICVG
- the accC gene encoding acetyl-CoA carboxylase biotin carboxylase subunit; translation: MLDKVVIANRGEIALRVLRACKELGIKTVAVHSTADRDLKHVLLADETICIGRPAASESYLDIPRIIAAAEVTDAVAIHPGYGFLSENADFADQVEQSGFIFIGPRGDTIRLMGDKVSAIEAMRKAGVPCVPGSDGPLTEDNDRNVQIAKRIGYPVIIKAAGGGGGRGMRVVRSEAELVNSIALTQQEAKQFFGNGMVYMEKFLENPRHIEVQVLADGQGNAIHLGERDCSMQRRHQKVVEEAPAPGITAEMRKFIGDRCTRACIEIGYRGAGTFEFLYENGEFYFIEMNTRIQVEHPVTEMVTGVDLIKEQLKIAAGQPLSITQDDVVIRGHAIECRINAEDPESFIPSPGKITRFHPAGGLGIRWDSHIYADYTVPPHYDSMIGKLITYGENRDVAIARARNALNELVIDGIKTNTPLHKRILADENFQSGGTNIHYLEKKLGL
- the alr gene encoding alanine racemase — encoded protein: MKLAAAEIDLSALTHNLRCIKSIAPNTKVMAVLKANAYGHGLVTIAQHLQGADAFAVARIDEALALRAGGLTNPIVLLEGFFNAGDIPILLANNFQAVIHNEAQLIALEQAQLDAPIAVWLKVDTGMHRLGIEPQELELFYNRLKSSANVKSHIHLMTHFSCADDQQNPKTSQQIDTFSHLVDSKQEQICLANSAGIIGWPKSHGDWIRPGLMLYGVSPMVDQVGREHGLQPVMKLTTKVIAIRRLPANEPVGYGGRWQSSKDIMLAVVAMGYGDGYPRHATSGTPVIIKGQRFSIVGSVSMDMITVDIGDNQANVQIGDEVEMWGPNLPVEEVAKHAGTIPYELLCNVTPRVSYEYLNAK
- a CDS encoding EAL domain-containing protein; translated protein: MSLNRELPALAAEIEQEQANNHFENTQFAINTKMASANYQTIVAIDHTGLIIASSHSSSVGLSYLGLDLGLDLPIPKEIFEQMQSAEYATLRFNEQRYFFDAYHPLPQHNKSNGLLYVRYSIALEVQNLVDLALSKSALIALSLLSLLLFVALFVYFFIHKPINHLIDIGQHLQQLQLSYRVNIRGQGELKLLADSFNKMADSLEEKIASQKAAEQLALSKHNLLESIFKALPDLFFVIDEKGKVIEFHSGNDNALFSNQKDLIGCTITELLPESASRHIKRAIFDTKTSEQLVCVEYPLTVNKQSNFFEARISRMPLTDNIVIVVRDITQRKRQEEMIFHHAFFDTLTNLPNRFLVMERLTQQIKEAIRSKTLIAVMFIDLDDFKKVNDSLGHEIGDKLLIASAKRLQNTLRLEDTVARLGGDEFVILLGNLRDPLDVQPIAANIVRKFHTPLKIDKREFSISLSLGVALYPHDGDTPSELLRKADSAMYHSKQQGRNTFSFFTEQMSQDLTRRLQLEEHLRHALRLGEFEVHYQPQFNIVTNELIGAEALLRWHNSSLGNVPPSEFIPLAESNGEIVEIGRFVLKTAIEQAKEWFNKLNRPFKIAVNLSPRQFKDHNLINDIKHYIEQANIPASLLELEITEGVLLSGDECVKTALKSLHQLGLVISMDDFGTGYSSLNYLRQYPFDILKIDQSFVCDLLKSQEASELVKSIITMSHSLGLKVVAEGIETLAQLKTLEQYQCDIGQGFLLGKPMPSKDFENWIGLPHLE
- the aroQ gene encoding type II 3-dehydroquinate dehydratase, which produces MTAKLKILVLNGPNLNMLGRREPQTYGTLTLDELITSLDEQAQQLGATLSHLQSNSEAELINAIHDAWQKIDAIIINPAAFTHTSVALRDALLSVNIPFYEVHISNVYAREPFRHKSYFSDVAQGVICGLGAMGYQAALQAAISTLHNKIN
- the dnaB gene encoding replicative DNA helicase yields the protein MAKPDLQVDTLKVPPHSIEAEQSVLGGLMLDNQAFDRVAELVVAQDFYTRTHKLIFEAMEKLVETGNPIDLITISETLEKNNQLANVGGFAYLAEIAKNTPSAANIDAYANIVRERAVVREMISVANEIAEAGFNPEGRDSHDLLDLAESKVFKIAEQRTKSTEGPQNLHSILERTVDKIEELYQSPQDGVTGVSSGYSDLDKMTAGLQPSDLIIVAARPSMGKTTFAMNLAEHAAMTQDKPVLIYSLEMPSEQIMMRMLASLGRINQTKVRTGQLDDDDWARLSSTMGLLMEKGKMYIDDASGLTPTDVRSRARRIARDHGGISMIMVDYLQLMRVPSLSDNRTLEIAEISRSLKALAKELQCPVIALSQLNRTLEQRADKRPVNSDLRESGSIEQDADLIMFIYRDEVYNEDSPDKGVAEIIIGKQRNGPIGKVRLTFQGQYSRFDNYAGPAVDDDY
- a CDS encoding chemotaxis protein CheX, which gives rise to MKVEFINPFLSSLINVLATMAQTELTPGKPKIKKGEVAQGDVSGLIGMVGPQTKGSFSITFDESLAIAIMERMLGERPDSINEEVTDMVGEITNMVTGGAKNLLGEKGYEFEMATPIVVSGKNHTITHLCEGAKIIMPFTSPDGNANIEVSFDTL